In Denitratisoma sp. DHT3, one DNA window encodes the following:
- a CDS encoding EAL domain-containing protein: protein MRAHISSNVFVLPAWSFVMNFPRVFLRPSLRRAAFLSALLASLMGAAVLLYAIGELDRLQSLLSIALISGLLLSMATLFYSHFRIRKPLARISRMCDRIADGDLSVRLRLDRQDEFRCLGERFNRMVDALQALREEQALAERAVRDSELRHRTLWEVSADAMVMVDAHGVIGYANPAVADVFGFEPHELQGRSLTVLLPDHVHEPLLLGFSHYIKSGGQHRSRNGIELSAVHQSGRRIPVEVFFAHMKLSGGDLFVGSFRDISQRVEAQANLQIQDRAIESAADGIMITDVRVAEHPIIYANPALERITGYCSAELLGRGGRIFLGEDVDQIEVNELRRMFLEHREGATQLRGRRKDGESYWIDLSVAPVRNAKSEITHYISIMRDVTERKQQENALLRSANYDLLTGLPNRSLFYDRLSQILARGERHQRDAAVMFIDLDHFKLVNDSLGHDHGDQLLAAVAAKLKICLREGDTVARWGGDEFVILLADLGSRDDIAIVAGRVQEGLGESITLGEQEVYCTASIGVSVFPDDGNTTEALLKHADLAMYRAKSQGRNTWSLYADDMQQGVDRRFSLETQLRKAIEKDELFLNFQPQIELSSGRVIGVEALVRWQHPELGLVSPSFFIPVAEESGMMAAIGEWVLHAACAEAKRWQTLGLMNIRVAVNISPCQFAQNDLAERIVSVLDHHGLQAGDIELEITESIVMCNPSKTVDTLRHLKALGIHVALDDFGTGHSSLAYFKNFPLNRLKIDKSFIQDETIVRAVIQMSISYGIQIVAEGVEDEATAQMLYRLGCDVVQGFHYSYPLSADELVEFLQRPPKTVAAPL, encoded by the coding sequence CCTTCTGCTTTCCATGGCGACGCTCTTCTACAGCCACTTTCGCATCCGCAAGCCGCTGGCTCGCATCAGCCGCATGTGCGACCGGATCGCCGATGGAGATCTTTCCGTCCGGTTGCGGTTGGATCGTCAAGATGAATTCAGGTGTCTGGGGGAACGCTTCAATCGGATGGTGGATGCCCTTCAAGCACTCAGGGAGGAGCAGGCGCTTGCCGAACGGGCGGTGCGGGATAGCGAACTGCGCCATCGGACGCTTTGGGAGGTGAGCGCGGATGCGATGGTCATGGTCGACGCACATGGCGTGATCGGCTATGCGAACCCCGCGGTGGCCGATGTTTTTGGCTTCGAGCCTCATGAGCTTCAAGGCCGGAGTCTCACCGTGCTGCTGCCGGACCATGTGCATGAACCGCTGCTTCTCGGCTTCTCTCATTACATCAAATCCGGCGGCCAGCACCGGAGCCGGAATGGGATCGAACTGTCCGCGGTACACCAGAGCGGGCGTCGGATTCCCGTGGAAGTCTTCTTCGCCCATATGAAGCTTTCCGGCGGCGATTTGTTCGTGGGTTCTTTTCGCGACATCTCCCAGCGGGTTGAGGCGCAGGCCAATCTGCAGATCCAGGATCGGGCCATCGAGTCCGCCGCCGATGGGATCATGATCACCGATGTCCGGGTGGCCGAGCATCCGATCATCTATGCCAACCCGGCGCTGGAGCGCATCACCGGGTATTGCTCGGCTGAATTGCTGGGGCGGGGCGGACGAATTTTCCTGGGTGAGGACGTCGACCAGATCGAAGTCAACGAACTTCGCCGGATGTTTCTCGAACATCGGGAAGGCGCTACCCAACTGCGCGGGCGCCGCAAGGATGGCGAGTCCTACTGGATCGATCTGTCAGTGGCCCCGGTTCGCAATGCCAAGAGCGAGATTACCCATTACATCAGCATCATGAGGGATGTCACGGAGCGGAAGCAGCAGGAAAACGCGTTGTTGCGCAGCGCCAATTACGATCTGTTGACCGGCTTGCCCAATCGCTCCCTGTTCTACGACCGCCTCAGCCAGATCTTGGCAAGGGGGGAACGCCACCAGCGGGATGCCGCCGTGATGTTCATCGACCTGGATCACTTCAAACTGGTCAATGACTCCCTGGGGCATGATCATGGCGACCAGTTGCTGGCGGCGGTCGCCGCCAAGTTGAAGATCTGTCTGCGCGAGGGCGATACGGTGGCGCGCTGGGGCGGGGATGAGTTCGTGATTCTGTTGGCGGATCTGGGCTCGCGGGACGACATCGCCATTGTTGCCGGGAGGGTGCAGGAAGGCCTGGGCGAGTCGATCACTCTGGGCGAACAGGAGGTTTATTGCACCGCCAGCATCGGGGTCAGTGTTTTCCCGGACGATGGCAACACGACGGAGGCCCTGCTGAAACACGCGGACCTGGCGATGTACCGGGCCAAGAGCCAGGGACGCAATACCTGGAGTCTTTACGCCGACGATATGCAACAGGGTGTCGACCGGCGCTTTTCCCTTGAAACCCAGTTGCGCAAGGCGATTGAGAAGGATGAGCTGTTCCTGAACTTCCAGCCCCAGATCGAATTGTCCAGTGGCCGCGTCATCGGAGTGGAGGCACTGGTACGCTGGCAGCATCCCGAACTGGGCCTGGTTTCCCCGTCGTTCTTCATTCCGGTCGCGGAAGAGTCGGGAATGATGGCGGCCATTGGCGAATGGGTGCTTCACGCTGCCTGCGCCGAGGCGAAACGGTGGCAGACGCTGGGTTTGATGAACATTCGCGTAGCGGTGAACATTTCGCCCTGCCAGTTCGCGCAGAACGATCTTGCCGAGAGGATCGTTTCCGTATTGGACCACCATGGTCTGCAGGCCGGCGACATTGAACTGGAGATCACCGAAAGCATCGTGATGTGCAACCCCTCGAAAACGGTGGACACGTTGCGGCACCTGAAAGCCCTGGGCATTCACGTCGCCCTGGACGATTTCGGTACAGGCCATTCAAGTCTCGCTTATTTCAAGAATTTTCCGCTCAACCGACTGAAGATCGACAAGTCCTTCATCCAGGACGAAACCATCGTGCGCGCCGTGATCCAGATGTCCATCAGCTACGGGATACAGATCGTGGCCGAGGGCGTGGAAGACGAGGCCACGGCGCAAATGCTGTATCGCCTGGGATGCGATGTCGTGCAGGGGTTCCACTATTCGTATCCGCTTTCCGCCGACGAACTCGTCGAGTTCCTGCAGCGGCCGCCGAAGACGGTGGCGGCGCCGCTGTGA
- a CDS encoding VOC family protein — translation METMAHRAESAPVSTPAAAAAPAPPGLVGIKLVVDDLEASAAFYTAVFGMIEVERVKVDTGIRYPLDEIILSSGGAQATEFRLILLKYVGKAPPSRSDHILCFVVPDLDAVVEHLPKMGGKLLRPPQKIREEGSRMTIAADNAGNLLEIVQVAERAVD, via the coding sequence ATGGAAACGATGGCACATCGGGCGGAATCGGCCCCTGTCTCCACCCCCGCCGCGGCGGCGGCTCCGGCGCCGCCGGGACTGGTCGGCATCAAGCTGGTGGTCGATGACCTGGAGGCGAGCGCCGCCTTCTACACGGCCGTCTTCGGCATGATCGAGGTGGAGCGCGTCAAGGTGGATACGGGAATCCGCTATCCGCTCGACGAGATCATTCTTTCTTCCGGCGGCGCCCAGGCCACCGAATTCAGGCTGATTCTGCTCAAGTATGTGGGCAAGGCGCCGCCCTCCCGGAGCGATCACATCCTGTGCTTCGTCGTGCCCGATCTCGATGCGGTGGTGGAGCATCTCCCGAAGATGGGAGGCAAGCTGCTGCGGCCGCCGCAAAAAATACGCGAGGAGGGCTCGCGGATGACGATCGCCGCCGACAACGCCGGCAATCTCCTGGAGATCGTGCAGGTGGCGGAACGCGCCGTGGACTGA